The Xiphias gladius isolate SHS-SW01 ecotype Sanya breed wild chromosome 7, ASM1685928v1, whole genome shotgun sequence genome window below encodes:
- the LOC120792074 gene encoding ion channel TACAN-like isoform X2, with the protein MYLQKLDEISKLQNNFSSSISHQRKRLKETSHLVKKCSKIPSEEDAKNMDEIREKIKTWPNAFFEMEAFLPKKNGLYLSLVLGNVNVTLFSKQSKFAYKDEYEKFKLCSTVILLLFSFICYFFANYRFFDAILNFLLVWYYCTLTIRESILITNGSRIKGWWVFHHYISAFLSGVMLTWPDGSLYKIFRNQFLAYSLYQSFVQCLQCYYQSGCLYRLRALGERHNMDVTVEGFQSWMWKGLTFLLPFLFFGHFWQLFNGLSLFRMAQLPDFKEWQVLMCGLCFLILFMGNFFTTVAVVRQKFKSRNQKPKSL; encoded by the exons ATGTACTTACAAAAGCTGGATGAAATTTCCAAACTACAAAAcaacttctcctcctccatttcccATCAGCGAAAAAGACTGAAGGAGACGTCCCATCTAGTGAAAAA ATGCAGCAAAATACCATCAGAAGAAGATGCTAAAAACATGGATGAGATAAGAGAGAAAATCAAGACGTGGCCAAATGCTTTCTTTGAAATGGAAGCTTTTCTTCCCAAGAAAAATGG GCTGTATCTCAGTCTGGTGCTTGGAAATGTGAATGTAACTCTTTTCAGCAAGCAGTCAAA ATTTGCCTACAAAGATGAATATGAGAAGTTCAAGCTGTGCTCCACAgtcatcctgctgctgttctccttcATATGCTATTTCTTTGCGAACTACAG ATTTTTCGATGCAATCCTCAATTTCCTGCTGGTGTGGTACTATTGTACATTAACTATCAGGGAAAGTATCCTCATCACTAATGGCTCCAG AATCAAAGGCTGGTGGGTTTTTCATCACTACATCTCAGCTTTTTTGTCCGGCGTGATGCTGACATG GCCAGATGGGAGCCTCTACAAGATATTCAGGAACCAGTTCCTTGCCTACTCATTGTATCAAA GTTTTGTCCAATGTCTGCAGTGCTATTATCAGAGTGGATGCCTGTACAGACTACGAGCCCTGGGAGAAAGACACAACATGGATGTGACCGTGG agGGATTTCAGTCCTGGATGTGGAAAGGGCTGACGTTTCTTTTGCCCTTCCTCTTTTTTGGTCAT TTCTGGCAGCTCTTCAAtggcctctctctcttcagaaTGGCTCAGCTCCCAGACTTTAAAGAATGGCAG GTCTTGATGTGTGGCCTCTGCTTCCTTATTCTGTTCATGGGAAATTTCTTCACCACTGTTGCTGTGGTTCGTCAGAAGTTCAAGAGCAGGAATCAGAAACCAAAGAGTCTGTGa
- the LOC120792074 gene encoding ion channel TACAN-like isoform X3, whose protein sequence is MSQGLTDVLVEWKCLEEEYQQLQETHRMYLQKLDEISKLQNNFSSSISHQRKRLKETSHLVKKFAYKDEYEKFKLCSTVILLLFSFICYFFANYRFFDAILNFLLVWYYCTLTIRESILITNGSRIKGWWVFHHYISAFLSGVMLTWPDGSLYKIFRNQFLAYSLYQSFVQCLQCYYQSGCLYRLRALGERHNMDVTVEGFQSWMWKGLTFLLPFLFFGHFWQLFNGLSLFRMAQLPDFKEWQVLMCGLCFLILFMGNFFTTVAVVRQKFKSRNQKPKSL, encoded by the exons ATGTCTCAAGGTCTAACAGACGTTCTGGTGGAGTGGAAATGTCTGGAGGAGGAATATCAACAACTTCAG GAGACACACAGAATGTACTTACAAAAGCTGGATGAAATTTCCAAACTACAAAAcaacttctcctcctccatttcccATCAGCGAAAAAGACTGAAGGAGACGTCCCATCTAGTGAAAAA ATTTGCCTACAAAGATGAATATGAGAAGTTCAAGCTGTGCTCCACAgtcatcctgctgctgttctccttcATATGCTATTTCTTTGCGAACTACAG ATTTTTCGATGCAATCCTCAATTTCCTGCTGGTGTGGTACTATTGTACATTAACTATCAGGGAAAGTATCCTCATCACTAATGGCTCCAG AATCAAAGGCTGGTGGGTTTTTCATCACTACATCTCAGCTTTTTTGTCCGGCGTGATGCTGACATG GCCAGATGGGAGCCTCTACAAGATATTCAGGAACCAGTTCCTTGCCTACTCATTGTATCAAA GTTTTGTCCAATGTCTGCAGTGCTATTATCAGAGTGGATGCCTGTACAGACTACGAGCCCTGGGAGAAAGACACAACATGGATGTGACCGTGG agGGATTTCAGTCCTGGATGTGGAAAGGGCTGACGTTTCTTTTGCCCTTCCTCTTTTTTGGTCAT TTCTGGCAGCTCTTCAAtggcctctctctcttcagaaTGGCTCAGCTCCCAGACTTTAAAGAATGGCAG GTCTTGATGTGTGGCCTCTGCTTCCTTATTCTGTTCATGGGAAATTTCTTCACCACTGTTGCTGTGGTTCGTCAGAAGTTCAAGAGCAGGAATCAGAAACCAAAGAGTCTGTGa
- the LOC120792074 gene encoding ion channel TACAN-like isoform X1: MSQGLTDVLVEWKCLEEEYQQLQETHRMYLQKLDEISKLQNNFSSSISHQRKRLKETSHLVKKCSKIPSEEDAKNMDEIREKIKTWPNAFFEMEAFLPKKNGLYLSLVLGNVNVTLFSKQSKFAYKDEYEKFKLCSTVILLLFSFICYFFANYRFFDAILNFLLVWYYCTLTIRESILITNGSRIKGWWVFHHYISAFLSGVMLTWPDGSLYKIFRNQFLAYSLYQSFVQCLQCYYQSGCLYRLRALGERHNMDVTVEGFQSWMWKGLTFLLPFLFFGHFWQLFNGLSLFRMAQLPDFKEWQVLMCGLCFLILFMGNFFTTVAVVRQKFKSRNQKPKSL; encoded by the exons ATGTCTCAAGGTCTAACAGACGTTCTGGTGGAGTGGAAATGTCTGGAGGAGGAATATCAACAACTTCAG GAGACACACAGAATGTACTTACAAAAGCTGGATGAAATTTCCAAACTACAAAAcaacttctcctcctccatttcccATCAGCGAAAAAGACTGAAGGAGACGTCCCATCTAGTGAAAAA ATGCAGCAAAATACCATCAGAAGAAGATGCTAAAAACATGGATGAGATAAGAGAGAAAATCAAGACGTGGCCAAATGCTTTCTTTGAAATGGAAGCTTTTCTTCCCAAGAAAAATGG GCTGTATCTCAGTCTGGTGCTTGGAAATGTGAATGTAACTCTTTTCAGCAAGCAGTCAAA ATTTGCCTACAAAGATGAATATGAGAAGTTCAAGCTGTGCTCCACAgtcatcctgctgctgttctccttcATATGCTATTTCTTTGCGAACTACAG ATTTTTCGATGCAATCCTCAATTTCCTGCTGGTGTGGTACTATTGTACATTAACTATCAGGGAAAGTATCCTCATCACTAATGGCTCCAG AATCAAAGGCTGGTGGGTTTTTCATCACTACATCTCAGCTTTTTTGTCCGGCGTGATGCTGACATG GCCAGATGGGAGCCTCTACAAGATATTCAGGAACCAGTTCCTTGCCTACTCATTGTATCAAA GTTTTGTCCAATGTCTGCAGTGCTATTATCAGAGTGGATGCCTGTACAGACTACGAGCCCTGGGAGAAAGACACAACATGGATGTGACCGTGG agGGATTTCAGTCCTGGATGTGGAAAGGGCTGACGTTTCTTTTGCCCTTCCTCTTTTTTGGTCAT TTCTGGCAGCTCTTCAAtggcctctctctcttcagaaTGGCTCAGCTCCCAGACTTTAAAGAATGGCAG GTCTTGATGTGTGGCCTCTGCTTCCTTATTCTGTTCATGGGAAATTTCTTCACCACTGTTGCTGTGGTTCGTCAGAAGTTCAAGAGCAGGAATCAGAAACCAAAGAGTCTGTGa